The Palaemon carinicauda isolate YSFRI2023 chromosome 20, ASM3689809v2, whole genome shotgun sequence DNA segment aactgggctccacaaggcactagatgagttggaatcccagacctacatggctgaggactatgaagcgtgaagtttgagatgatgaatgtaggagtattgattcaaaagctcaagatagagacgactagcgaagtaTAACTGGGGCCCTTTGCATCATAAatcgtagtaggagatgatgatgatgatgatgatgatgatgaagataaagaaaaaacgaaaaacatTATGAACCAATAATTAATCTGAGGTTGTATTTTCTTAATACGGATACAATGAAGCAGACAAATTATTTTGTGAGAGAATGACTCCAATACAGAGATATATcgcaaaatattcttcttttccttATGTTTCCTGACAGACCAGTGCATGATTTTGCTTGATTTGCCGTTCAAGTATTTatcttccaaatctctctctctctctctctctctctctctctctctctctctctctctctctctctctcatcaatttcaCTTTAACCATTAGTCAGTCCATTCCTCTTACTCAGTGTCTCATATTTTCCAGTCTTCCCAAACAGTTACATCAGTATTTCACCAGAACATGGCACCATTTTCCCCATTCCTTTTGCtccttttattttcctcttttttttttatttcactccaGCATCAGCGcctctatttttttcctttacattctTTTCCTTTTAAGGTTTTACTATCATTTCCCCCTTAAATATAAGCCGAAGTTTCTTCTTATTTGAGGATTTCAAGAAACACCTCTTCTTCGAAACTTTAAACTCAATATCATATTATTCATGTTTCTATAATCACTCTTCACCTATGAAGATGTAGTTCTTACGAATGAGATCCTTTGAAGACGTGGTTCCTACAAATGAGAGTATATAGAGATGTAATCCTACAAATTAGATACTATGGAATGAAGCTCTCTCAATTTTTGAAATATGTTGATTTTATCCCCAAATCTGAAGACTATTCACGAGGGTTAGTAACTAGGTTCTATTTTCGTAATTTTAAGCTTTTTTCCATTAGAGTCAAGGACATTTTACGTCGTTTTCCCAACTTTTAAATTTTATCATGTTTATTCTCTTATGTGGCTATATCCTACACACTCACGTAGAAGTATTTCTATAAAGTGTAAATAAAGGAATGTACCCTAATCCCTTGCCATTTGGCGTCTCAAGTTCTGCGCCCTCAGTGCATcacatattttaaaaaaatattcatccaaaactgagaaaaaaattatgcaaaagtTACACGGGTGCTAGTAGAAGGCTGAGAGAGTACATTATAACATCATGTATCAACACGTAGATGGCCCGTAACTAAAAACCCACTTCTCTGATTCACTGGCCATCTCGGGTCCGGAATCTCGCAAAGCTGATTGGCCGAGGCACCGAGAGGCTTTACACAGCCTCTCTCCTTGCCGTCCACCCCGCTAAGGGAGACTTAATTCATTGTTTTCTCTCGCTCGTGTAGCGTAGTCTTGCTGCATGGAACTTTTAACTATTCTCTTGTGATTTTCTAGTGCGAAATAGTGCTTGcgacgcccttgaaaatggcttCTAAACGTCCTATACCCTCTACATCCTTTAGTGAACCCAGGAAGAAAAAAATGATGATGGAGAATAAGAAAGTTagattattggacatgcttaaggcaggcagtaacTATGAGTCTATTGCCCGTATTTACGAAGTGAATGGATCAAcagttcgctacataaaaaaaaaatgagatgaaaaTACGTAAagctgcctcaataacgttctccaaggacactaagagTGTTGTGATTCCTCATAATTAGAGGATTGTACAAATAagaatgcgttatcaatgtggataaCGGACTGTCGCGAAAAAAAAGGTGAGTCCCGATGCCAACATGATTCAAACCAAAGCCAAAGCactgtatgatagcctagttcctgaaggaaaatcaaaTAAAGACAACGAAGATGAGGAAGACGGTGAAGAAGATGATCATACACCACAAAAAAAATGTGGTTCTGCTTGctagcaggggctggttcgagagaTTGAAGAGGAGGATTGGCCTCTGCAGCATTCCTTTGTATTGGGAGGCCACCTCAGCAGACCAAGAGGAAACTATTTGTTTTGTTGTGGACAAGTTCCCAAAGTTAATTGAAGATGGAGGCTATATCCCAGAGCAAGTGTTCAATATGAATAAGACTAGcttcttctggaagaggatgccgtcccggacgttcctttacaaggacgaactgaaaaagccagggttcaaggccaaCAAAGATCgagtcactctcctcatgtgcgggaatgctGCTGGTTTCATTCTCAGGCCCTTGAATCCctgggatttgaaaaaaaaagcccTACTGCCCATCTATAGGAGGAGTAATAAAATGGTATATATAACCAAACCCGTCATACTCGACTGGTGCGTGAAGTGCTATATTTCGCAGGTGAAGCTGTACATGGCGGAAAATGGACTGctctttaaggtcctcctcttgatggagtGTGCAGGAGGACATGCAACGGACCTCCATTACAatggggtccaagtggagttcctgcccaccaacaccacttccctcatagaACCAATGGATCAGGGGATCATTCgagccttcaaggccctctacacaagGTCCACGATGGatggcctcatctcctccatcagCGAAGGCGACGAGCACTTCGGCCTCAAGAGATATGGGCGGGAATACAATATTGTAAAATGCCTTGCCAGAACTCAGAAAGCTCCTAATGAGATGAAAGAACCAACATTAAGTGCAAGTCGAAAAAATATGTGGCCAGAAGTTGTTCTTGACTATGAGGGATTTACACTAGATAAACTATACCACTCCGCCGGAGATAAGTCTGTGAGGCTGGCACAGTTGGTAGCCAATGAAAGTTTCTACGATATGACGATGACTGACGTCAACACACTGATTGAGTGCCACTTGGAGCCCGTAATCGACGAGAACCtcgtcgaaatgacaagatcagcgaatgaggaagaagaagaggcagcggACGTTGGCAACGACGATGAAGCTGAAGAATGTGTCCTTACCATGGACAACCTACAAGAGTTCTGCAACATGATATGGGCTATGTAACAAAAAGTGCAGGAGATCGATGATAATAGGGTCAGAGCCATCGAATTCAGTAACTGTATTGATGGTGCACTGTCATTGTataagagcatctttgctcagatggaAAAACAATGACAACAATGTTCCTAGTGAGCCGAAAACCTCTTGCAGAAACGATGGATACTCCTTCTGCTGCCTCTCCGGTTTCCCACTGAGCCATTACGtcgcctcctgcagtttctccagctctatcagAAGCTGCCGTCAACGATCCGacgcctctatcaactgacgatgaggcatCACCTGAGGGgaagtaaagctctcattaacctgcaCAGTaaatcctcttcatcttcttcatcttcatcatacTGTTAAAGTGTTTCATTGTCTTTTATCAAGATCATCGTGAATGTTAAAGGTGAGTTATGTATCTTGTTATAAGAATTCAAGAATTCTAAAAACTTATTTCTATACACTTAgactatttatataaaaatatgtatttacatatacactaacactctatatcatttatatattatttatgtatgaatgtaaatatacatatatttactgtattatatacttttttatattacagtatttatacagtacttcATTTTATGTACAGTAAAGCATatgatttaaattattaatatttgtttatatgattttttaatacTCTAAGGATAACATGAATTtaaagggttaatatacacttattgttattatatataaatatccatttacacacaaaataaatatacatatataaaaatggggGGAACGCTACTTCATGGTTTTTCACCTATCGACGTTGGTTTTGGTCCCAATTAATCGTGATAAATATGGGATTACTGTATATATTCTAGTGTACTATTA contains these protein-coding regions:
- the LOC137659790 gene encoding tigger transposable element-derived protein 1-like, whose amino-acid sequence is MRKTVKKMIIHHKKNVVLLASRGWFERLKRRIGLCSIPLYWEATSADQEETICFVVDKFPKLIEDGGYIPEQVFNMNKTSFFWKRMPSRTFLYKDELKKPGFKANKDRVTLLMCGNAAGFILRPLNPWDLKKKALLPIYRRSNKMVYITKPVILDWCVKCYISQVKLYMAENGLLFKVLLLMECAGGHATDLHYNGVQVEFLPTNTTSLIEPMDQGIIRAFKALYTRSTMDGLISSISEGDEHFGLKRYGREYNIVKCLARTQKAPNEMKEPTLSASRKNMWPEVVLDYEGFTLDKLYHSAGDKSVRLAQLVANESFYDMTMTDVNTLIECHLEPVIDENLVEMTRSANEEEEEAADVGNDDEAEECVLTMDNLQEFCNMIWAM